From the genome of Muricauda sp. SCSIO 64092, one region includes:
- a CDS encoding bifunctional 3-deoxy-7-phosphoheptulonate synthase/chorismate mutase type II, producing MENSKELRTWLDDLQLPHPLVIAGPCSAETEDQVLQIANELKDSDVSYYRAGIWKPRTRPGNFEGVGAIGLKWLQKVKEETGLKTATEVANRTHVDLALEHDIDLLWIGARSTVSPFIVQEIADALKGTDKVVLVKNPVNPDLSLWLGAVERLSKANIKKLGVIHRGFSTYQKTKYRNIPEWQLAIELQTKFPDLPLINDPSHITGKRELVFDISQTALDLNFDGLMIETHTDPDNAWSDAAQQVTPTSLKQMFKDLKMRKETDEAAEYNAQLANLRAQIDVLDNELIDLLGKRMKVSDGIGELKKKRNVAVLQTNRWNSILGNMILEGEQRGLSEEFVLKMFKAIHQESINHQEKIINA from the coding sequence ATGGAAAATTCAAAGGAATTAAGAACATGGTTGGATGATTTACAATTGCCTCATCCACTGGTGATTGCCGGGCCTTGTAGTGCGGAAACCGAAGACCAAGTATTGCAAATTGCAAATGAACTTAAGGATTCTGACGTAAGTTACTATCGCGCGGGAATATGGAAACCACGGACAAGACCGGGGAATTTTGAAGGTGTAGGTGCCATAGGCCTTAAATGGTTGCAAAAAGTCAAGGAAGAAACAGGTTTAAAAACAGCCACCGAGGTTGCCAATAGAACACATGTGGATTTGGCTTTGGAGCATGATATCGATTTGTTATGGATAGGTGCCCGTTCCACAGTAAGCCCATTTATTGTTCAGGAGATTGCAGATGCCCTGAAAGGTACGGACAAGGTAGTTTTGGTCAAAAACCCGGTCAACCCGGACTTGTCCCTTTGGTTGGGAGCAGTGGAACGTTTGTCCAAGGCCAATATCAAAAAATTGGGAGTTATCCATCGAGGATTTTCCACGTATCAAAAAACAAAATATCGGAATATTCCCGAATGGCAATTGGCTATAGAATTGCAGACCAAGTTTCCTGATCTGCCATTGATAAATGACCCCAGTCATATCACTGGAAAACGTGAATTGGTATTTGATATTTCCCAGACCGCACTGGATCTAAATTTTGATGGACTGATGATAGAAACCCATACTGATCCAGATAATGCTTGGAGTGATGCCGCACAACAAGTAACACCCACCTCGTTAAAACAAATGTTCAAAGATTTAAAAATGCGGAAAGAAACTGATGAAGCAGCGGAATACAATGCACAATTGGCCAATCTTAGGGCCCAGATCGATGTTTTGGACAATGAACTGATTGATTTATTGGGTAAAAGGATGAAAGTCTCCGATGGTATCGGTGAATTGAAAAAGAAGCGTAACGTAGCTGTTCTTCAGACCAACAGATGGAATTCCATTTTGGGCAATATGATCTTGGAAGGGGAACAACGTGGTTTGAGTGAGGAATTTGTCCTTAAGATGTTCAAGGCCATCCACCAAGAATCCATCAACCATCAAGAAAAGATTATCAATGCCTAA
- a CDS encoding head GIN domain-containing protein, with protein sequence MGKISTLLFVLLTVPLFGQRIIDKDVGEFHAVKVFDLIEVNLIQSDENKILIKGRNVDDIKWVNKDGVLKLRMQLDRKFTGEDTFIEVYYTDLDVIDANEGSEITCNEMVKKNKIELRAQEGGKITIGMDVQVVEIRAVTGGIVQASGLAENQSIVINTGGIFEGSDLRTSNSEVKISAGGEAEVFASERIDIDVKAGGDVTVYGQPKRVNKKTFVGGRIRMVD encoded by the coding sequence ATGGGAAAAATCAGTACACTTCTGTTCGTCTTACTAACCGTGCCGTTGTTCGGGCAACGCATTATTGATAAAGACGTTGGAGAATTTCATGCAGTAAAGGTCTTTGATTTGATTGAGGTGAATTTGATCCAATCGGATGAAAATAAGATTTTGATCAAAGGTAGAAATGTGGATGACATCAAATGGGTGAACAAGGATGGGGTCCTTAAGTTACGAATGCAATTGGATAGGAAATTCACCGGGGAAGATACCTTCATAGAAGTGTATTATACCGATTTGGATGTTATCGATGCCAATGAAGGATCGGAGATTACCTGCAATGAAATGGTAAAGAAGAACAAAATTGAGCTTAGGGCCCAGGAAGGGGGTAAAATCACCATTGGAATGGATGTGCAGGTAGTTGAAATACGTGCAGTGACAGGAGGTATTGTACAAGCTTCCGGTTTAGCGGAAAACCAATCCATAGTCATTAATACGGGAGGTATTTTTGAAGGAAGTGATTTGCGGACTTCCAACTCAGAAGTAAAGATTTCCGCTGGGGGCGAAGCCGAGGTATTCGCATCGGAACGGATAGATATAGACGTAAAGGCCGGTGGGGATGTTACGGTATATGGACAACCAAAGCGAGTGAACAAGAAGACCTTTGTAGGTGGTAGGATACGAATGGTCGACTAG
- a CDS encoding prephenate dehydrogenase, whose amino-acid sequence MESIVIVGIGLIGGSFAKGLKRLFPESRIIGFDKDENNLSEALQLGLIDEKGTERTLDRANMVLLAIPVDALVIELPKILNNVNDDCLVLDAGSTKAAICQSVENHPKRRNFLACHPIAGTEFSGPSAAFDGLYDGKTNIICEVEKTAFKLQEKALGLFQKLGMRIRYMNPEAHDKHIAYVSHLSHISSFMLGKTVIKEEQNERDIFDMAGSGFESTVRLAKSSPDMWTPIFEQNKDNVIKSLEEYIKNLESFKQLMEEDNFKGIHDQMNNTNRIKQILKGIPLTKTPK is encoded by the coding sequence ATGGAAAGTATAGTTATTGTGGGTATTGGTTTGATCGGGGGATCTTTTGCAAAGGGGCTAAAACGCTTGTTTCCGGAATCCAGGATCATTGGATTTGACAAGGATGAAAATAACCTTTCCGAAGCTTTGCAATTGGGGTTGATCGATGAAAAGGGAACGGAACGCACCTTAGATCGGGCCAATATGGTACTGTTGGCCATTCCCGTAGATGCGTTGGTCATTGAACTTCCCAAAATCCTGAACAACGTGAATGATGATTGCTTGGTACTGGATGCGGGCTCTACCAAGGCTGCCATTTGCCAAAGTGTGGAAAACCATCCCAAGAGAAGGAATTTTTTGGCATGTCATCCTATTGCGGGAACGGAGTTTTCCGGACCTTCTGCGGCTTTTGATGGTTTGTACGACGGAAAAACGAACATTATCTGTGAAGTGGAAAAAACGGCTTTTAAGTTACAGGAAAAAGCACTGGGACTTTTCCAAAAACTGGGAATGCGTATCCGCTATATGAACCCTGAAGCGCACGACAAGCACATTGCCTATGTGTCCCATTTATCGCACATTAGTTCCTTTATGTTGGGAAAGACGGTAATAAAGGAAGAACAGAACGAACGGGATATTTTTGATATGGCCGGAAGTGGATTTGAAAGTACGGTCCGCCTGGCCAAAAGCTCACCGGATATGTGGACCCCAATTTTTGAACAGAACAAGGACAATGTGATCAAGAGCCTGGAAGAATACATCAAAAATTTAGAGTCCTTTAAACAGCTTATGGAAGAGGATAATTTTAAGGGCATTCATGATCAAATGAACAATACCAATAGAATAAAGCAAATTTTAAAAGGAATACCACTTACTAAAACACCTAAATGA